In Paracoccus sp. TOH, a single window of DNA contains:
- a CDS encoding CHAD domain-containing protein has translation MSDRTEDDQNGKPAVPGPSRASDPFTPRGPVAADALRLDLAPDAAAALAGSELLSGAPQPIPVRTTYFDTAGGDLAAAGFTLCIREQAGDRLQILEAPGAPPGLFVLPEWRRDIAGDQPVLDDSMPVPALLGTRAQDLAPIFALSTRRRLWTLARDGASIRLALDQGEMTADGRRATLCSLGLDLLDGPAAALFSLARQLDGIAPLRLGLLDEAGCGFLLRGPLQRMHRAAPVVLTRDMTAGDSFRQIAAACLRQFRLNEPLIDRANPEAVHQARVALRRLRSALSIFRPVLQDGTAGRLAEESRWLAAMLGQARDLDVLRARCKTDALLARIEPAREAAYARARAALASRRARLLMIDLAEYLAIGPWQAQPSASESRDMATREFAAAALDRLRRKVRKGGADLAELPDDARHEVRKDAKKLRYAAEFLAPLFAEKRRKRRAARFLDTLEALQDRMGALNDLVTAPEVIARLGLQDDPAATALAGDADKRALIEAAAEAHDAFADAKRFWR, from the coding sequence ATGAGCGACAGGACAGAAGACGACCAGAACGGAAAGCCAGCGGTCCCCGGGCCGTCCCGGGCAAGCGATCCTTTCACCCCCAGAGGCCCGGTCGCGGCGGATGCGCTGCGGCTGGACCTTGCCCCGGATGCGGCGGCGGCCCTGGCCGGGTCCGAGCTGCTGTCGGGCGCACCGCAGCCGATCCCGGTCCGCACCACCTATTTCGATACAGCCGGCGGCGACCTGGCCGCGGCCGGCTTCACCCTGTGCATCCGCGAACAGGCCGGCGACCGGCTGCAGATCCTCGAGGCGCCCGGCGCGCCGCCGGGGCTTTTCGTGCTGCCGGAATGGCGCCGCGACATCGCGGGCGACCAGCCGGTGCTGGACGATTCCATGCCGGTCCCGGCGCTGCTTGGCACCCGCGCACAGGACCTGGCCCCCATCTTTGCGCTCAGCACCCGGCGCCGGCTCTGGACCCTGGCCCGGGACGGCGCCAGTATCCGGCTGGCGCTGGACCAGGGCGAGATGACGGCCGACGGCCGCCGCGCCACCCTGTGCAGCCTTGGCCTGGATCTGCTGGACGGCCCGGCAGCGGCGCTGTTCTCGCTGGCGCGGCAGCTTGACGGCATCGCGCCGCTGCGACTTGGCCTGCTGGACGAGGCCGGGTGCGGCTTCCTGCTGCGCGGACCGCTGCAGCGCATGCATCGGGCGGCCCCGGTGGTCCTGACCCGGGACATGACCGCCGGAGACAGCTTCCGCCAGATCGCCGCCGCCTGCCTGCGCCAGTTCCGGCTGAACGAGCCGCTGATCGACCGCGCCAACCCCGAAGCGGTGCATCAGGCCCGCGTGGCGCTGCGCCGGCTGCGCTCGGCGCTGTCGATCTTCCGGCCCGTGCTTCAGGACGGGACCGCCGGCCGGCTGGCCGAGGAAAGCCGCTGGCTGGCCGCCATGCTGGGTCAGGCGCGCGACCTGGACGTGCTGCGCGCGCGCTGCAAGACCGACGCCTTGCTGGCAAGGATCGAGCCGGCGCGCGAGGCGGCCTATGCCCGGGCCCGGGCGGCGCTGGCCTCGCGCCGGGCCCGGCTGCTGATGATCGACCTGGCGGAATATCTGGCCATCGGTCCCTGGCAAGCCCAGCCCTCGGCCAGCGAAAGCCGCGACATGGCGACGCGGGAATTCGCCGCCGCGGCCCTGGACCGCCTGCGCCGCAAGGTCAGGAAAGGCGGCGCCGACCTGGCCGAACTGCCGGACGACGCCCGGCACGAGGTCCGCAAGGACGCCAAGAAGCTGCGCTACGCCGCCGAATTCCTCGCGCCGCTGTTCGCCGAGAAGCGCCGCAAGCGAAGGGCGGCGCGGTTTCTCGACACGCTCGAAGCGCTGCAGGACCGGATGGGGGCGCTGAACGACCTGGTGACCGCGCCCGAGGTGATCGCCCGGCTTGGCCTGCAGGACGACCCGGCCGCGACCGCGCTGGCCGGCGATGCCGACAAGCGGGCGCTGATCGAGGCCGCCGCCGAAGCGCATGACGCCTTCGCCGATGCCAAGCGGTTCTGGCGCTAG
- the glcF gene encoding glycolate oxidase subunit GlcF: MQTNFTPRQLADPGTARANEILRSCVHCGFCTATCPTYKVLGDELDSPRGRIYLIKDMLENGKIPDAKTVGHIDRCLGCLSCMTTCPSGVHYMHLVDHARDYIEKTYRRPPAERALRWLLARILPYPGRFRLALRGAKLARPFRRLLPDARLRAMLDMAPRDIPPPSLNDRPQVFAAEAPRRKRVALLIGCAQRALNTDINDATIRLLRRHGCEVVIPRGLGCCGALTHHMGKTGESHAMAAANIRALMAEMAGEGLDAVVINTSGCGTTVKDYGHMFADDPLAGDAARVASLAKDITEIMADLGLREPGHAEPLRVGYHAACSLQHGQQIRAAPKELLAAAGFTVLEPRDAHICCGSAGTYNLMQPAISAELKRRKVETLEALTPQVISAGNIGCMMQIGSGTGVPVVHTAELLDWATGGPKPAALARGA, from the coding sequence ATGCAGACCAATTTCACCCCCCGGCAACTGGCCGATCCCGGCACCGCCCGGGCCAACGAGATCCTGCGCTCTTGCGTCCATTGCGGCTTCTGCACCGCGACCTGCCCGACCTACAAGGTGCTGGGCGACGAGCTGGACAGCCCGCGCGGCCGCATCTACCTGATCAAGGACATGCTGGAGAACGGCAAGATCCCCGACGCCAAGACCGTCGGCCATATCGACCGTTGCCTCGGCTGCCTGTCCTGCATGACCACCTGTCCCTCGGGCGTGCATTACATGCATCTGGTGGACCACGCCCGCGACTATATCGAAAAGACCTATCGCCGCCCCCCGGCCGAGCGGGCGCTGCGCTGGCTTCTGGCGCGGATCCTGCCCTATCCCGGCCGCTTCCGGCTGGCGCTGCGCGGCGCGAAGCTGGCGCGGCCCTTCCGCCGGCTGCTGCCGGATGCGCGGCTGCGGGCGATGCTGGACATGGCGCCGCGCGACATCCCGCCGCCCAGCCTGAACGACCGCCCGCAGGTCTTTGCCGCCGAGGCGCCGCGCCGCAAGCGGGTGGCGCTGCTGATCGGCTGCGCGCAAAGGGCGCTGAACACCGACATCAACGACGCGACCATCCGCCTGTTGCGCCGGCACGGCTGCGAGGTGGTGATCCCGCGCGGCTTGGGCTGCTGCGGCGCGCTGACCCATCACATGGGCAAGACCGGCGAAAGCCACGCCATGGCCGCCGCCAATATCCGCGCGCTGATGGCCGAGATGGCGGGCGAGGGGCTGGACGCCGTGGTCATCAACACCTCGGGCTGCGGCACCACGGTCAAGGATTACGGCCATATGTTCGCGGATGACCCGCTGGCCGGGGATGCCGCGCGGGTGGCGAGCCTGGCGAAGGACATAACGGAGATCATGGCCGATCTGGGCCTGCGCGAGCCCGGCCATGCCGAGCCGCTGCGCGTCGGCTATCACGCCGCCTGCTCGCTGCAGCATGGCCAGCAGATCCGTGCGGCGCCCAAGGAACTGCTGGCCGCCGCCGGCTTTACCGTGCTGGAACCCAGGGACGCGCATATCTGCTGCGGCTCGGCCGGAACCTACAACCTGATGCAGCCGGCGATCTCGGCCGAACTGAAGCGTCGCAAGGTCGAGACGCTGGAGGCCCTGACCCCGCAGGTCATCAGCGCCGGCAATATCGGCTGCATGATGCAGATCGGCTCGGGGACCGGGGTGCCGGTGGTCCATACCGCCGAGCTGCTCGACTGGGCGACCGGCGGGCCGAAGCCGGCGGCCCTGGCCCGCGGCGCCTGA
- a CDS encoding FAD-binding protein yields the protein MIPDTPSRAGLSPAGEAELAVLIAERFAARQPLRIAGGGTRVETGAVPGDILSTAAISGVVTYEPGEMTLIARAGTPLDEIQAMLAAEGQALAFEPADMRRVLGRDGTPTIGGAVAANASGPRRLLAGACRDHLLGVRFVDGQGRVLKNGGRVMKNVTGLDLGKLLCGAHGTLGVLTEVALKTLPHLPDRCTLGFHGVTVEEAVAIFSAALATPFEVSGAAFRDGSAWLRVEGLGPQMDYRRDRLLALLTPRKAELLDAEATVALWHDLRDLAHFAGFDAPLWRVLVKSGDAPATARALQALGGAVSLDWGGGLVWYCGPGTAQAVRRVAPHATLVRRGGLDGPAFPPEAAAVARLSAGLRHRFDPAGILNPGLMDQ from the coding sequence ATGATCCCCGACACCCCCAGCCGCGCGGGCCTCAGCCCCGCCGGCGAGGCCGAGCTTGCCGTCCTGATCGCCGAGCGGTTCGCCGCCCGCCAGCCCCTGCGCATCGCCGGCGGCGGCACGCGGGTCGAGACCGGCGCCGTGCCGGGCGACATCCTGTCGACCGCCGCGATCTCGGGCGTCGTGACCTATGAGCCGGGCGAGATGACGCTGATCGCCCGCGCCGGCACGCCCCTGGACGAGATCCAGGCCATGCTGGCCGCCGAGGGGCAGGCGCTGGCCTTCGAGCCCGCCGACATGCGCCGCGTGCTGGGCCGCGATGGCACGCCGACCATCGGCGGCGCGGTCGCGGCCAATGCCAGCGGCCCGCGCCGGCTGCTGGCCGGGGCCTGCCGCGACCATCTGCTGGGCGTGCGCTTCGTCGACGGGCAGGGCAGGGTGCTGAAGAACGGCGGAAGGGTGATGAAGAACGTCACCGGCCTCGACCTCGGCAAGCTGCTTTGCGGCGCGCATGGCACGCTGGGCGTGCTGACCGAGGTGGCGCTGAAGACCCTGCCGCATCTGCCCGACCGCTGCACGCTGGGCTTTCACGGCGTCACGGTCGAGGAAGCGGTGGCGATCTTCTCGGCCGCGCTGGCGACGCCGTTCGAGGTGTCGGGCGCCGCCTTCCGTGACGGCTCGGCCTGGCTGCGCGTCGAGGGGCTTGGGCCGCAGATGGATTATCGCCGCGACCGGCTGCTGGCGCTGCTGACGCCGCGCAAGGCCGAACTGCTGGATGCCGAGGCCACCGTGGCCCTGTGGCACGACCTGCGCGACCTGGCGCATTTCGCCGGCTTCGACGCGCCGCTTTGGCGGGTGCTGGTCAAGTCCGGCGACGCACCGGCCACGGCGCGGGCGCTGCAGGCGCTTGGCGGTGCGGTCTCGCTTGACTGGGGCGGCGGGCTGGTCTGGTATTGCGGGCCGGGGACGGCGCAGGCCGTGCGGCGGGTGGCGCCCCATGCCACGCTGGTGCGGCGCGGCGGGCTTGACGGCCCGGCCTTTCCGCCCGAGGCCGCGGCGGTCGCCCGGCTTTCGGCCGGGTTGCGCCACAGGTTCGACCCCGCCGGCATCCTCAATCCCGGCCTGATGGATCAGTGA
- a CDS encoding FAD-linked oxidase C-terminal domain-containing protein: MAMPQPDAGILARAPQIVAALRAVLPQDAVIWDPEETRAYECDALTAYRCPPLAVVLPRTTAEVAAAMRVCHEMRVPVVPRGAGTSLAGGALPTADSVIIATLRLREVLEIDTANRFIRVQTGVTNLSVSAELEPHGFFYAPDPSSQLACTIAGNIAMNSGGAHCLKYGVTTNNLMGATVVLPTGEVVELGGTEMGPMGLDLMGLLCGSEGQLGIVTEATLRILPRPEGARPVLIGFDGAEVAGECVARIIRSGVLPVAIEYMDDVCLRAVETFAQAGYPDCAAVLIVEVEGSPAEIDHQIARIREIADALNPVEFRESRNEGEAMAIWKGRKSAFGAMGRLGDYICLDGTVPVGQLPYTLKMIGELSRRHGLEVANVFHAGDGNMHPLILFNANKPGDLERAEAFGNDILRLCVDVGGCLTGEHGVGIEKRDLMGKQYDDPDLAIQMAVKDVFDPRWLLNPAKVFPLDASRPWREEAAAR, encoded by the coding sequence ATCGCCATGCCCCAGCCCGATGCGGGCATCCTGGCGCGCGCGCCGCAGATCGTCGCGGCCCTGCGCGCGGTGCTGCCCCAGGATGCCGTGATCTGGGATCCCGAGGAGACGCGCGCCTATGAATGCGACGCGCTGACCGCCTATCGCTGCCCGCCGCTGGCGGTGGTGCTGCCGCGCACGACCGCAGAAGTTGCCGCCGCCATGCGCGTCTGTCACGAAATGCGGGTGCCGGTGGTGCCGCGCGGCGCGGGAACCTCGCTGGCCGGGGGCGCGCTGCCCACGGCGGATTCGGTCATCATCGCCACCCTGCGCCTGCGCGAGGTGCTGGAGATCGACACCGCGAACCGCTTCATCCGGGTGCAGACCGGCGTGACCAACCTGTCGGTCAGCGCCGAGCTGGAGCCGCACGGCTTCTTCTATGCGCCCGACCCGTCCTCGCAGCTGGCCTGCACCATCGCCGGCAATATCGCGATGAACTCGGGCGGGGCGCATTGCCTGAAATACGGCGTCACTACCAACAACCTGATGGGCGCCACCGTGGTCCTGCCCACCGGCGAGGTGGTCGAACTGGGCGGGACCGAGATGGGGCCGATGGGCCTCGATCTGATGGGCCTGCTTTGCGGCTCGGAAGGCCAGCTCGGCATCGTGACCGAGGCGACCCTGCGCATCCTGCCGCGGCCCGAGGGGGCGCGGCCGGTGCTGATCGGCTTCGACGGCGCCGAGGTGGCGGGGGAATGCGTGGCGCGGATCATCCGCTCGGGCGTGCTGCCGGTCGCCATCGAATACATGGACGATGTCTGCCTGCGCGCGGTCGAGACCTTCGCCCAGGCCGGCTATCCCGATTGTGCCGCGGTGCTGATTGTCGAGGTCGAGGGCTCGCCGGCCGAGATCGACCACCAGATCGCCCGCATCCGCGAGATCGCCGATGCGCTGAACCCGGTCGAGTTCCGCGAAAGCCGCAACGAGGGCGAGGCGATGGCGATCTGGAAGGGCCGCAAATCGGCCTTTGGCGCCATGGGCCGGCTGGGCGACTATATCTGCCTGGACGGCACGGTGCCGGTGGGGCAACTGCCCTATACGCTGAAGATGATCGGGGAACTGTCGCGCCGGCACGGGCTGGAGGTGGCGAACGTCTTTCATGCCGGCGACGGCAACATGCATCCGCTGATCCTGTTCAACGCCAACAAGCCCGGCGATCTGGAGCGCGCCGAGGCTTTCGGCAACGACATCCTGCGGCTTTGCGTCGATGTCGGCGGCTGCCTGACCGGCGAGCATGGCGTGGGCATCGAAAAGCGCGACCTGATGGGCAAGCAATATGACGACCCCGACCTGGCGATCCAGATGGCGGTCAAGGACGTTTTTGACCCGCGCTGGCTGCTGAATCCGGCCAAGGTGTTTCCGCTGGACGCGAGCCGGCCCTGGCGCGAGGAGGCAGCCGCCCGATGA
- a CDS encoding FCD domain-containing protein, with product MTQASVKSERAAEAVAQHIEALILEGSLRPEERLLPERELAERLNVSRSTLRDGLKILEERGLLTGAGGRGSRVAALGRAAITDPLLAMLARHAEAADDYLEFRGIVESAAAGLAAERATEVELARIRDCLGRMDRAHAQADPGEEAEADAELHLLIYEASHNLTLLQIMQALAGVLRSDVMQNRSRLFAVPAIRELLRQQHRAIAKAVLDRDAEAARRAAGEHIRYLRQASHEIRTAEARLELSLRRLNGGHAAARR from the coding sequence ATGACCCAGGCTTCCGTCAAATCCGAACGCGCCGCCGAGGCGGTGGCCCAGCATATCGAGGCACTGATCCTGGAAGGCTCGCTGCGCCCCGAGGAGCGGCTTCTGCCCGAGCGCGAGCTGGCCGAACGGCTGAACGTGTCGCGCTCGACGCTGCGCGACGGGCTGAAGATCCTGGAAGAGCGCGGGCTGCTGACGGGCGCCGGCGGGCGCGGCAGCCGCGTGGCGGCCCTGGGCCGGGCGGCGATCACCGACCCGTTGCTGGCCATGCTGGCCCGCCATGCCGAGGCGGCGGACGACTACCTGGAATTTCGCGGCATCGTCGAAAGCGCGGCCGCGGGGCTGGCGGCAGAGCGCGCCACCGAGGTCGAGCTGGCGCGCATCCGCGACTGCCTCGGGCGCATGGACCGCGCCCATGCCCAGGCCGATCCCGGCGAGGAGGCCGAGGCGGATGCCGAGCTGCACCTGCTGATCTACGAGGCCAGCCACAACCTGACGCTCTTGCAGATCATGCAGGCGCTGGCGGGTGTGCTGCGGTCGGACGTGATGCAGAACCGCAGCCGGCTGTTCGCGGTGCCGGCCATCCGCGAGCTGCTGCGCCAGCAGCACCGCGCCATCGCCAAAGCCGTTCTCGATCGCGATGCGGAAGCTGCCCGGCGCGCGGCCGGCGAACATATCCGCTATCTGCGCCAGGCCAGCCACGAGATCCGCACCGCCGAGGCGCGGCTGGAGCTGTCGCTGCGCCGGCTGAACGGCGGCCATGCGGCGGCCCGGCGATAA
- a CDS encoding PLP-dependent aminotransferase family protein: MTIWSPDPGTLHRPAYLSLAEQYARAIREGQLPAGTRLPPQRRLADDLGLSVQTVSRAYEELIRRGLVVGEIGRGSFVLPPGAENTPPYLAERLGELVDLSILKPVTERMHVETFREGLHWVAENLTAPAALSFRPNSVLPQHRQVAADWLRRKGIEAAPDNITITDGATSAITTAVMSAVPAGGTLAAAALTHHLLMPLCKYLGLHLEGLPIDEDGIIPEALDHLARKGSLCALYMQPAAINPMAIMTGTERRAELAAVARRHDLLIIENDMLNAMIPDRPPPMAVLAPERVLHIHGFTKTTLPGLRVAWLLSPPRIAPATANRHLVTNWMATPAMVELLSHWITDGTVDRLIGWQRDALAGRHRIAREVLGATPFRAHPQSLHIWLELPPGRDEEEFVAQARQRGVAIASGRAFRLSERSRRDAVRIALGSTSADELRRGLTLVAETLGSTAEPLLPLI; the protein is encoded by the coding sequence ATGACAATCTGGTCCCCCGATCCCGGCACCCTGCACCGGCCAGCCTATCTCTCGCTTGCCGAGCAATATGCCCGGGCGATCCGCGAGGGCCAGCTTCCCGCCGGCACCCGGCTGCCGCCGCAACGCCGGCTGGCCGACGATCTGGGGCTGTCGGTGCAGACCGTCTCGCGCGCCTACGAGGAGCTGATCCGCCGCGGCCTGGTGGTCGGAGAGATCGGGCGCGGCTCCTTCGTGCTGCCGCCGGGGGCCGAGAACACGCCGCCCTATCTGGCCGAACGGCTGGGCGAGCTGGTGGATCTGTCGATCCTGAAGCCCGTCACCGAGCGGATGCATGTCGAGACCTTCCGCGAAGGACTGCATTGGGTGGCCGAGAACCTGACCGCCCCGGCGGCGCTGTCCTTCCGGCCGAACTCGGTGCTGCCGCAGCACCGGCAGGTCGCGGCCGACTGGCTGCGCCGCAAGGGCATCGAGGCGGCGCCCGACAACATCACCATCACCGACGGCGCCACATCCGCCATCACCACCGCGGTGATGAGCGCGGTGCCGGCGGGCGGCACCCTGGCCGCCGCCGCGCTGACCCATCACCTGCTGATGCCGCTGTGCAAATACCTGGGCCTGCACCTGGAGGGCCTGCCGATCGACGAGGACGGCATCATCCCCGAGGCGCTGGACCATCTGGCCCGCAAGGGCAGCCTCTGCGCGCTCTACATGCAGCCGGCGGCGATCAATCCCATGGCGATCATGACCGGCACCGAGCGCCGGGCCGAGCTGGCCGCCGTCGCCCGCCGCCACGACCTGCTGATCATCGAAAACGACATGCTGAACGCGATGATCCCGGACCGCCCGCCGCCCATGGCGGTGCTGGCGCCCGAGCGGGTGCTGCATATCCATGGCTTCACCAAGACCACGCTGCCGGGGCTGCGGGTGGCCTGGCTGCTCTCGCCGCCGCGCATCGCCCCGGCCACCGCCAACCGGCACCTGGTCACCAACTGGATGGCCACCCCGGCCATGGTCGAGCTGCTGAGCCATTGGATCACCGACGGCACCGTCGACCGGCTGATCGGCTGGCAGCGCGATGCCCTGGCCGGCCGCCACCGCATCGCGCGCGAGGTTTTGGGCGCCACGCCCTTCCGCGCCCATCCGCAAAGCCTGCATATCTGGCTGGAGCTGCCGCCCGGCCGCGACGAGGAGGAATTCGTCGCCCAGGCCCGGCAGCGCGGCGTCGCCATCGCCTCGGGTCGCGCCTTCCGGCTGAGCGAGCGCAGCCGGCGCGACGCGGTGCGAATCGCGCTCGGCTCGACCAGCGCCGACGAATTGCGCCGCGGCCTGACCCTGGTGGCCGAGACCCTGGGCAGCACGGCGGAACCGCTGCTGCCGCTGATCTGA
- the ehuA gene encoding ectoine/hydroxyectoine ABC transporter ATP-binding protein EhuA, with protein MDQPIIRIQDLRKSFGTLTVIDGLNFDVMKGEKLALIGPSGSGKTTILRILMTLEGISGGRIEVCGEPLYHMQRHGAEVAADETHLHKMRRHIGMVFQHFNLFPHKSVLQNITLAPMLTKGETRAVAEKRARGLLDMVGLADKADYMPSQLSGGQKQRVAIARALALQPQIMLFDEVTSALDPELVEEVLEVMKRLAAETDMTMLLVTHEMGFAHDFADRVLFFDKGRIVEQGPPAQIFTAPQEDRTKSFLRKIIAAGQRV; from the coding sequence TTGGACCAGCCGATCATCCGCATCCAGGACCTGCGCAAATCCTTCGGGACGCTGACCGTCATCGACGGGCTGAACTTCGACGTGATGAAGGGCGAGAAGCTGGCGCTGATCGGTCCCTCGGGCTCGGGCAAGACCACCATCCTGCGCATCCTGATGACGCTGGAGGGCATCTCGGGCGGGCGCATCGAGGTTTGCGGCGAGCCGCTTTACCACATGCAAAGACACGGCGCCGAGGTGGCGGCGGACGAGACGCATCTGCACAAGATGCGCCGCCATATCGGCATGGTGTTCCAGCACTTCAACCTGTTCCCGCACAAGTCGGTCTTGCAGAACATCACGCTCGCGCCGATGCTGACCAAGGGCGAGACCCGGGCCGTGGCCGAGAAGCGGGCGCGCGGGCTTTTGGACATGGTGGGACTGGCCGACAAGGCCGATTACATGCCCAGCCAGTTGTCCGGCGGCCAGAAGCAGCGCGTCGCCATCGCCCGCGCGCTGGCGCTGCAGCCGCAGATCATGCTGTTCGACGAGGTGACCTCGGCGCTGGACCCGGAACTGGTCGAGGAGGTGCTGGAGGTGATGAAGCGCCTGGCCGCCGAAACCGACATGACCATGCTGCTGGTCACGCATGAGATGGGCTTCGCCCATGATTTCGCCGATCGCGTGCTGTTCTTCGACAAGGGCCGCATCGTCGAGCAGGGCCCGCCCGCCCAGATCTTCACCGCGCCGCAAGAGGACCGCACGAAGTCCTTCCTGCGCAAGATCATCGCCGCCGGACAGCGCGTGTGA
- the ehuB gene encoding ectoine/hydroxyectoine ABC transporter substrate-binding protein EhuB has protein sequence MKKCLIVAALLAAPLPALADKLDDLKEQGYVRIAIGNEPPYTAVASDGKVSGAAPDVARAVFEKLGIKDLEASIAEYGAMIPSLQAGRVDAITAGLFMKPERCNAVAYSEPILCDAEALLVPKGNPKGFKSYSDIANDAAAKLGAPGGGTEEKLALDAGVPRDRLIVVPDPQSGLKMVQDGRIDAYSLPVLSLNDLLAKSGDANLEVFAPVEGAPVYCDGAAFNKNDTALRDAFDVELAKLKESGEFAKIVEPYGFSAAAAMSTTRDKLCAAQ, from the coding sequence ATGAAGAAATGCCTGATTGTCGCGGCGCTGCTGGCCGCGCCGCTGCCCGCCCTGGCCGACAAGCTCGACGACCTGAAGGAACAGGGCTATGTCCGCATCGCCATCGGCAACGAGCCGCCCTATACCGCCGTCGCCTCGGACGGCAAGGTCTCGGGCGCGGCGCCGGACGTGGCGCGCGCGGTGTTCGAGAAGCTGGGGATCAAGGATCTGGAGGCCTCGATCGCCGAATATGGCGCGATGATCCCCAGCCTGCAGGCCGGCCGCGTCGATGCGATCACCGCCGGCCTGTTCATGAAGCCCGAACGCTGCAACGCCGTCGCCTATTCCGAACCGATCCTGTGCGATGCCGAGGCGCTTCTGGTGCCCAAGGGCAATCCCAAGGGCTTCAAATCCTATTCCGACATCGCGAATGACGCCGCGGCCAAGCTGGGCGCGCCCGGCGGCGGCACCGAGGAAAAGCTGGCGCTGGATGCCGGCGTGCCGCGCGACCGGCTGATCGTGGTGCCCGACCCGCAATCCGGGCTGAAGATGGTGCAGGACGGCCGCATCGACGCCTATTCGCTGCCGGTGCTGTCGCTGAACGACCTGCTGGCGAAGTCGGGCGACGCCAATCTGGAGGTCTTCGCCCCGGTCGAGGGCGCCCCGGTCTATTGCGACGGCGCCGCCTTCAACAAGAACGACACCGCCCTGCGCGACGCCTTCGACGTGGAACTGGCCAAGCTGAAGGAATCCGGCGAATTCGCCAAGATCGTCGAGCCCTATGGTTTCTCGGCCGCCGCGGCGATGTCCACCACGCGCGACAAGCTCTGCGCCGCGCAGTGA
- the ehuC gene encoding ectoine/hydroxyectoine ABC transporter permease subunit EhuC encodes MGDWAGYLTLILQGAWVTVKLTLMGSALALVVAFIAGLGRISRRAPVRWLATAYIEFFRGTSIFVQLFWIYFVLPMTGAELTPMQAGVMALGLNVGAYGAEVVRGAILAVPRDQLEACVAVNLTRFQRMRHVILPQALPLMLPTFCNNAIELLKATSVVSLISLSDMTFQAQVVRSQTGSTLMPFVTILLLYFAMSSAVSFGMRRLERRVTRGLDGVR; translated from the coding sequence ATGGGCGACTGGGCAGGATATCTGACACTCATCCTTCAGGGGGCATGGGTCACCGTCAAGCTGACCCTGATGGGCTCGGCCCTGGCGCTGGTGGTGGCCTTCATCGCCGGGCTGGGCCGCATCTCGCGCCGCGCCCCGGTGCGCTGGCTGGCGACCGCCTATATCGAGTTCTTCCGCGGCACCTCGATCTTCGTGCAGCTGTTCTGGATCTATTTCGTGCTGCCGATGACCGGGGCGGAGCTGACGCCGATGCAGGCCGGGGTGATGGCGCTGGGGCTGAATGTCGGCGCCTATGGGGCCGAGGTGGTGCGCGGCGCCATCCTGGCCGTGCCGCGCGACCAGCTTGAGGCTTGCGTCGCCGTCAACCTGACCCGCTTCCAGCGCATGCGCCATGTCATCCTGCCGCAGGCCCTGCCGCTGATGCTGCCCACCTTCTGCAACAATGCCATCGAGCTTTTGAAGGCCACCTCGGTCGTGTCGCTGATCTCGCTGTCGGACATGACCTTCCAGGCGCAGGTGGTGCGTTCGCAGACCGGCAGCACGCTGATGCCCTTCGTCACCATCCTGCTGCTGTATTTCGCCATGTCCTCGGCGGTTTCCTTCGGCATGCGCCGGCTGGAGCGGCGGGTGACGCGCGGCCTGGACGGGGTGCGCTGA
- the ehuD gene encoding ectoine/hydroxyectoine ABC transporter permease subunit EhuD, with protein sequence MEWDWNFAWSIMPTLLAGFRITLVTTALGAIVAAVLGLVFAILRRSPNRLVARGTGFVVEFIRGTPLLVQLYFIFYVLPDLGLRLPALTAGVIGMGLHYATYAAEVYRGGIEAVPRGQWEAAKATNLTTRQTWLHVVLPQAVPPMIPAMANYLLAMFKETPLLSAITVLELMNQAKSVANSSYRYVEPMTLVGVMFLVVSLISVVALRWLERRYGRISR encoded by the coding sequence ATGGAATGGGATTGGAATTTCGCCTGGTCGATCATGCCGACCCTGCTGGCCGGCTTTCGCATCACCCTGGTCACCACCGCGCTTGGCGCCATCGTCGCGGCGGTGCTGGGGCTGGTCTTCGCCATCCTGCGCCGCTCGCCGAACCGGCTGGTGGCGCGCGGCACCGGCTTCGTGGTCGAGTTCATCCGCGGCACGCCGCTGCTGGTGCAGCTGTATTTCATCTTCTACGTGCTGCCCGATCTGGGGCTGCGCCTGCCGGCGCTGACCGCAGGCGTGATCGGCATGGGGCTGCATTACGCCACCTATGCCGCCGAGGTCTATCGCGGCGGCATCGAGGCGGTGCCGCGCGGGCAATGGGAGGCCGCGAAGGCCACCAACCTGACCACGCGCCAGACCTGGCTGCATGTGGTGCTGCCGCAGGCGGTGCCGCCGATGATCCCGGCCATGGCGAACTATCTGCTGGCCATGTTCAAGGAAACGCCGCTGCTGTCCGCGATCACCGTGCTGGAGCTGATGAACCAGGCCAAGTCGGTGGCCAACAGCTCTTATCGCTATGTCGAGCCGATGACGCTGGTCGGGGTGATGTTCCTGGTCGTCAGCCTGATCTCGGTGGTGGCGCTGCGCTGGCTGGAACGCCGTTATGGGAGGATTTCGCGGTGA